From the genome of Halomonas sp. LR3S48:
GCTGGGCGGCACCGGTTCCCAGTTGCAGCCCTATGCCGGCGTCGGCCTCAACTACACCCACTTCTTCAGCGAAGAGATCGATATCGAAGGGGTGGACCTGGACCTCGACAGCTCCTGGGGCCTGGCCGGTCAGCTTGGCCTCGACGTGCGACTCGACGACAACTGGGGCATCAACGCCGCCGCCTGGTACATCGATATCGATACCGATGCCGGCCTGAACGGCACGGATGTAGGCAAGGTCAGTATCGACCCCTGGGTGTTCATGGCCGGCGTCAGCTATCGCTTCTGATCCCGTCATCCCGAACGCCGAGAGGCCCGCCGGATGGCGGGCCTCGTACGTTTCAGGACTGCCAGCAGACCTCAGCGTGGGGAGTGCCGTGACAGGCCCAGCAGTAAGAGAAGCCGATCCTCCAGGTCATGAACCGCCTCGACCTCGGCCAGGCGGCGATGATACTCGACGCTGAGGAAGGGCTCGCCCGCCAGCAGATGATCCAGGTATTCTCGGGCTGGTTTGAGTGCCTTGGCGGTGGTGCCAGGCGCAGCGATATAGACCCAGGCCTCTATCGGGCCCTCCCGGGTAACGATGGGCAGGCGATGTCGCTCGTACTCCGACGGGTAGCCTTCAAAGGGGTCCATTCGCTCGATCTGGCCCGGCTCAAGCAGCTCGAACAGGGCTCCTTCGACCTTCTCCCCCGCTACCGGGACCACATTGGCATGGGCGATGCCTGCAACCCGCGACGCCTTGTCGAAGCGCAGTGCATGATCGAGCAGCACGCCCGATAGAGAGCGTCGTGTCGCACCAATGCGGGCCTCGACCCGCGCCACGTTCATGTTGCTGCCATAGGCGAAGTAGTACGGCATGACGTTCTCATTGCGTGAGCGGCTAGGCAGCTTCAGTTCTCGGTCACCAGGCGGTCGATCTCCTCGATGGCCTTGCACATCAGCAGACGATCGGTAGCACGCATACCCTGTTGGGCCAGATAGGTATCGACCACTGGCGCCACATCGCACTTCGCCGGCATCGGCGCTTCGGCCTCGACCAGGGCATCGAGCCTGACGATGAACACGAAGCGAAGCCATTGCGGCAGGTTCATGGTATCGATGCAGAACGGCTGCTCGCTCTCGTATGCGTCGGGTGTCGGTGCGCTCATGCGCCACATATTGGTGGCTTTCATGGTGGCCTCGAGACGGCGCAACGCTACGTCGAGCTCCTCGTGAACGGTCATGGAGTCTCCTGTTGGGCTATGACCCCATTATCGCACAACGCGCCTGTTCACCAACTCTGACACGACGTCGTCCTGCAACCTCGGCTCGACCATTATGCAGGCTGTCCGGCCAGAATCTTGCGCAGGAAGTCGCGCGTGCGCGGATCCCGGGGCGCATTGAAAAGCTGTGAGGGAGGTCCTTGCTCGACAATGCGACCACCCTCCATGAACACGACACGATCTGCGACGTCCCTGGCGAAACCCATCTCGTGGGTCACCACCAGCATGGTCTGCCGTTCACGCGCCAGTTGCTTCATCAACCCGAGCACCTCCTCGACCCACTCCGGGTCGAGCGAAGAAGTCGGTTCATCGAACAGTATCACCTCGGCCTGGGCCGCCATGGCGCGACCGATACCCACCCGCTGCTGCTGGCCGCCGGAGAGTGATGCGGGGTAGGCATCCGCCTTGTCGGCCAGGCCGATGCGCTGGAGGATCTCCCGGGCTCGCTCATGCGCCTTGGCCTTGGGCCAGCGATTGACCACGATCAGCCCCTCGGCGATGTTCTCGAGAGCGGTCTTGTTGGCGAACAGCGCATAGTTCTGGAACACGAACGCCGTGCGTCGCCTGGCCGCGAGGATCTCGGCCCGGCTGGCCCGGGTGGCGTCGATATCCAGGTCGCCAATGACCAGACGACCGGCATCCGGGCGCTCGAGGAAATTCAGGCACCGCAGCAAAGTCGACTTGCCGGTCCCCGAGGGGCCGATCACGACGATGATTTCTCCTTTCTCGATGTCGAGGTCGATGCCATCGAGCACGGTCGCACTACCGAAACGCTTGACGAGGTTGGCTATCTTGATCATCTGCGGTACGCCCTGTTGAGTCGCATCTCCAGCCACCGCTGGAACCAGGCCAACACCTCGACGATGATCCAGTACATGACCGCCACGGTAATGAAGGCCTCGAAATAGAGGAAGCTGCCGGCGGCCTCCTTCTGTGTCGCCCCCATCAGTTCCGTGACCCCCAGGGTGAAGGCCAGTGAGGTCGCCTTGATCATGTCGATGAAATAGTTCATCAGCGTGGGCACGGCCACGCGAGTGGCCTGGGGCAGCACGATGCGGCGCATCAGCTGGCCATTGGTCATGCCGATCGACAGGGCCGCCTCGGTCTGGCTACGGTCGACCCCGACGATGGCGGCACGTATCGACTCCGCCATATAGGCCGAAAAGTGCAGCGTCAGCCCCATGATGGTGGCGGTGATGCCGTTGATCTGGGTCAGGAAAGCCAGCAACTGCGGCAAGCCATAGTAGAACAGGAATAGCTGTACCAGCAGCGGCGTGCCGCGGAAGAAGGAGATGAACAGCATGGTCGCTGCGTTCAGCCCAGGGATCTTCAACACGCGGATCACAGCCAGGCCACAGGAGAGGATCAAGGCCAAGGCCATGCCCGCCGCGGCCATCTGCAGCGTGAGCGGCAGATAGCGCAGCAGGATGGGAATCAGCCCCAGCATGTAGTCGAAATCGAGGACACGCATGATGAGCGCTCAGTGAATCACGGGCGTGTGATGTCGGTGCCGAACCAGCGCTCCGCGATGGCTGCCAGGGTGCCGTCCTCGCGCAAGGTGGCAAGTGCCTCGTCGACCCGATCCCGCAGCGCGCGATCGGCTTCGGTATCGCGGAACGGCAGAGCGTTGCGAATGCTCGAAAACGGTTCGCCGGCGAGCTGCAGCGGTAGCGGCTTCTCCTGGATTACCTGGCTGGCACTCACGCGGTCCATGACGAAGGCATCGACCCGACCCAGCGCGGTATCCTGCTCGATGTTGCTGTCGTAGGTGCGGATATCGATCTCGTCGGCGTAGGGCAGCTCGCGCAGCAGCTGCTCGTAGTTCGAGCCGAGGTTGACGGCGACACGCTTGCCCCTGAGATCTTCCACGCCTTCGATCTCCTCGTTGCCTGCCCTGACGACGACTTGCGCACCATCGTAGACGTACGGTTCGGTGAAGAGGTACTTCGCCTCACGCTCCTCGGTAATGGTGATCTGGTTGGCGATGGTATCGATACGGCCGGACTCGAGCATGCCGAACAACCCCGAGAAGTTGGCGGTCTCGAACTGTACCTCCATGCCCAGCTCTTCACCCACAGCCCGCATCAGGTCGACTTCGAAACCCTTGAGCGTGTCCTGCTCGACGAAAGTGAAAGGAAAGTAACCACCCGACATGCCCACCCTGAGCACGCCGTCCTGCGCCTGCACGTTGCCCACGAAGGAGAGAGCACCGGAGAGTATTGCTGCGACTAGTAAGCGCGGTAGCATGATCGACCTCCATTAATATCAATTTGGAATATATTTTTCGGCTGTTATTCGATTTTATCAGACATGCATGAGATAACCCACCGTAGCCCCATGGCAATTTTCTATGTCAGCCATAGCGTAGTCGCGCGCCGGAAGGTCATGCACAGATTCGCTGAAAGAGGCTGTGGATAAGCTATGGAAACTCGCCCCGGTAGCAGACAAGCCGTGGCTTTGCCAGGCATGGTCATTTCTTGACCAATCGCGAGCACTTCCACGCTTGAGAGTGGCTGACAACTCCCCGGCCGTCACGGTAGAGTGCACGCTCAAAAGGGAGCCCTTATGCAGCCGATCCACACGCTTCACGATTTCTTCGCGCGCACGGGCGCCGAGGTGCACCTTTACCACATGGGTCGCCGAGTCGAGCCGTGCCCCCTGGATGTCCTTGCCCGCTTCGAGGATAGCGCCAGCGCCTGGCCATTCCCCTGGCAGGGGCAGGCTCGCCTCGGCATCGTCTTTCGCTTCGGGGATCTCGTCGATCCGCTGATCTGGTTCCTCGCCCTGCCGCTGGACGAACAGGGGCAGTTGGTGCCCGCTCCGCGCGACGCCTTCCTGCAGCGCTTGCTGACCCTCCTGGGACGCAACGTGGATCGCGCGACTCGTGAACCCGGGAACGACAGCGAGATCGAGAACCTGATGCAAGACAACCCGCTCGCTTTCACTCCATCACTGCCCTTTCAGGCCATGTTGCACGCCCTTGCCACGCGCGACACCGGTAGACCGGCAAGCCCTCATCTCGAGCCGGTGGAAGCCTATCTCAGCGGTCAGCAACAAGTGGACTGGCAGTTCCTGGGGCTGCAGGGCCTGGCCGACTTCGCCGTGCGCATGGACAATGAGGCTGCCCGACTGTTGGCCGCGACACTCCCCGCCCTGCCCGACGAAGTGTTGAATTCGCTGTGCTACTGTCTAGAGCATATTGCCGTACCCGACACGCTCGGCCTTGCGCTGCGCGACCGGGGCGAGCAGGCCGCTGCCGCAGGTTGCCTGGAAACGCTGTGTGCCTGCGTGCGCGCCGTAGGCGGTGCCGACAAGACGATCGCCGGCGCCTGGTTCGATGAATTGCTGTCCGATCCGGCGGCCTGCGGCCCCGATCTGCTGGCGGCGATGGCCGGGCGCGGCTGGGAGCACCTGGAAGACGCTGAACGTCTGCCCCGCTTCCTCGAGCAACTGGCCGCGCAGCCGCAAGCGGATTTCGCCAGTGCCGCCCGCGACCTGGCGCTCATACCGCGGCTGCGCCTACCGGTGCTGATGACACTACGCGAAGCCCGACAGGATTCCGCTATCGGCCAACGCCTGGCCGGCCTGGGCCAATGAGGCCGGCCGAAGAGTTTGGGTCAAAGAGTAAGGACAGCTGGAAATGACGCAATGAAGGAACTGCCTTATATTCCCAAGGCCGTGATCGGGCGCCTGGAGATGGTCACGCTGCCGACCATAGGCATGACCGTCTGCGCCAAGATCGACACCGGCGCCCGCACCTCGTCCCTGCACGCCGAGGACATCGAGATATTCGAGGAGGAGGGCCACCTTTGGGTCGCCTTTACCACCCGTAGCGGGGGGTTGGAGTCGCCGCCACACGTTTATCGCACCCACCTGCATGACCGCCGCAGGGTGACAAGTTCCAACGGTCACAAGGAGTGGCGCTACGTGATTCGTACGCCGATGCAACTGGGCGAACTGGACGTCATGGTCGAGCTGACCCTCGCCGACCGCAGCGACATGCGCTACCCCATGCTGCTCGGCCGACGCGCACTGCGTCGCTTACTTGTGGCGCCCGGCGCCACTTTCCTGCATGGCGAGCCCTGACCCACCCGGCCCTACCTTCCCGGAGTCCACGATGCATATCGCGCTGCTGTCCCGCAATCGCAATCTCTACTCCACGCGACGCCTGGTGGAGGCCGCCGAACAGCGCGGCCACAAGGTCCGGGTGATCGATACCCTGCGCTGCTACATGAGCATTGCCGCGCACCACCCTTCTATCCATTACAAGGGTGAGGAAATCGAACGCTTCGACGCGGTGATACCGCGCATCGGTGCATCGGTGACCTTCTACGGCTGTGCCGTGCTGCGTCAGTTCGAGATGATGGGCACCTATGTGCTCAACGATTCGGTCTCCATCACCCGTTCGCGCGACAAGCTGCGCTCGCTGCAGTTGCTCTCGCGCAAGGGGCTGGGCCTGCCGATCACCGGCTTCGCCCATTCGCCGGACGACATCCCCGATTTGATCACCATGGTCAAGGGGGCTCCGCTAGTGATCAAGCTGCTTGAAGGTACCCAGGGCATCGGCGTGGTGTTGGCCGAGACCAACCAGGCCGCCGAATCGGTCATACAGGCCTTCATGGGCATGAAGGCCAACATCATGGTGCAGGAGTACATCAAGGAGGCCCAGGGTGCCGACATCCGCTGTTTCGTGATCGGTGACAAGGTGGTCGCCTCGATGAAGCGACAGGCGGCCGAGGGAGAGTTTCGCTCAAACCTTCACCGCGGCGGCACGGCCAGCCTGATCCGCATCACACCGGAAGAGCGATCCACGGCAATCCGCGCGGCCAAGTCCATGGGCCTCAGGGTGGCCGGTGTCGACCTGCTAAGGTCCAATCATGGCCCGGTGATCATGGAGGTCAACTCTTCGCCGGGGCTGCAGGGCATCGAGACCGCCACCGGCAAAGACATAGCCGGCCTGATCATCGAGCACATCGAGAAAAATGCCGCCGCTCCGCGCAAGGTGCCTCCTAAGCCCAAGGGGTAATTGCGAGAAAAGCGCCGGTATTTGTAGAAAGGCTACATATTTTGCCCGCGGGGGTAGCAAAACAGTGTTTCCCCCGCCACAATCTGCGTCACCGGAGGAGGTGACCGCTCATGTTTCTCGACAATCGCCAAGTGGCGATGGACAGCGTTCTGGAAGCGCTGGCTGACAGCATCGATTATTTTCAGGACAACCTCGAGCGCCTGCGCCCTTCCCTGCGCGAAACGCTCAAGCCTCACTATGAAGCCCGCGCCCAGACGATGCAGAAGCTGCAGGAACTGGCCAGGCAGCACCTCAAGCTGCTGCCGCGCGATGCCGATGTCGAGCGGGACGATTACATGTGGCTCTGGAGTCGCCTGAAGAGCTTCGTCGGCAACGAGAGCCAGGTAGTGATTGGCGAGTTGCTGGAACAGGAGCGCGTGCTGATGCAGGCCCTGGCCACGCTCTACACCCACCCTTTGCCCAATCCACTCGAGCCGATCGTCGAGCAGTGCTGGAAGGATTGCAGGGCCCTCATTCGCGAACTCTACCGGCAGCAGAAGCCACGCCGTCGCTGATCGGCTGCGCCGTTCAGAGGTGCTCGCCCTCGGGGTCGAGCAGTTGACGCCAACTCGGCGGTGTAATCTGCAGAGGCTCCAGCGGCCCCAGGAAGTAGGGCTCGCGCCCCCAGAGATACAGGTCCCCTACGGTCGCCGCTCGCGCCACCCACTCCCGGGCCTGCAGCCGCCACAGCCCCGCCACCGGACGAGACGGAGCACTGCAGCCCCACGCCTCCAGGCCCAGCGCATCGGCAATGAACAGAGCGCGCGGCAAGTGCCATGCCTGCGTGACCAACAGCACCTGATCGACACCGAACACATCCCGCGCTCGCGCCAAGGTATCGAAGGTACTGAAACCGGCGTAGTCGAGCGTCATGTCCTCATCGCGGACGTATTGGTCACGCAAGTCGCGCCACATGGTGATGGGCTCGTTGTACTGGCGTGTGCGGTTGTCGCCGGACAGCAGCAGATGCTCGACCCGACCCAGTCGAATCAGGCGGGAAGCGGCATTGATGCGGGCATCGAAGTGCGGGTTGCGCACGCCGCTACGGGTCCAGTGGGAGGTGCCGAAGACGATACCGACACGCTCCGGGCCACATAGCGGCAACTCATGTTCGATGCGCGAGTGCGTCTGGCCCAGCACCCACAGGTTGGCGCCGACGAACAGCAGCAACGCCAGCAGCAGCAGGGCGCCGAGCGACATCAAGAGAAGCTTGAAGGTTTTCCACAGCAAGGCCTGCATTCACCGTCACCGGGCAAGAAATAACGAAGCCCCGCCACCGGTAGCGCGTGGCCTCGGGCTTGCGGCTAGAACATGCCGAGTTCCAGCTTCGCCTCATCGCTCATCATCTCACGGCTCCAAGGCGGATCGAAGACGATTTCCGTATGCACGCGGCTGATCTGGGGCGCACCGAGGATCTTGTTGCGTGCATCGGCTGCGATCACATCCCCCATGCCGCAGCCCGGTGCAGTGAGCGTCATGCGGATGGTGACGAGGCGCTCACCGCTGATCAGCCGCTCGATGCGGCAACCGTAGACCAGGCCCAGGTCGACGATGTTGACCGGGATCTCGGGGTCGAAGCAAGTACGCAACTGGTCCCAGACGAACTGCTCGATCTCATCGTCGCCGGCATCCTCGGGCAAGGTGGGCCGCGGCAACGGTTCCAGTCCCAGGGCATCGAGGTTGCTGCCTTCGATCAGGTAGAGCCGCCCCTCGTAGCCCACACTCACCGAACTGCCCTTGGCCTGCATCACGCTGACCACGCTATCCTCGGGCAGGCTCACGGTCTTGCCGAAAGGGATCGAGATGGCGTCCACGTCGCGCTGCAGGGGCAGGGTCTGCCCCCTCTCGAGACTGGCAATCTGTTCGATACTCGACATCTCAACGCACCATTCCGATGACACGCTCCAGGGCCGCAGCGAAGGCCTCGACCTCCTCCAGCGTGTTGTAGGCGGCGAACGACGCGCGGCAGGTGGCGGTCACGCCAAAGTGCGCCAGCAGTGGCTGAGCACAATGGTTGCCGGTACGAATCGCCACGCCAAGCTGATCGATCAGCAGGGCAATGTCCTGGGAGTGCGCGCCGTCAACGACAAAGGAGAGCACGCCGGCCTTGTTCGGCGCGGTGCCCAGGATGCGCAGCCCGTCGATTCGCGACACGGCGTCGGTGGCCCGCTGCAGCAGCGTCGCCTCCCAGGCACCGATACGCTCGATACCTACGCCGCGCACCCAGTCGAGCGCCACGCCCAGCGCGATCACCTCGGCGATAGCCGGTGTGCCCGCCTCGAACTTGTGCGGAATGTCGGCGAAGGTGGTCGGCACGTCGAAGGAGACGCTCTTGATCATCTCGCCACCGCCCTGCCAGGGCGGCATCGCCTCCAGCAGTTCGGCTCTACCATAGAGCGCTCCCACGCCGGTGGGGCCATAGACCTTATGGCCGGAGAAGGCATAGAAATCGGCATCGATGGCGCGCACGTCGACCGCCTGGTGCGGTAAGGCCTGAGCGCCGTCGACCAGAATCAGCGCACCCCGCTCATGGGCGATGGTCGCCATCTCGCGCACCGGATTGACGGTGCCGAAGGCATTGGAGACGTGATTGACCGCCACCAGCTTGGTGCGTTCAGTGAAGAGCGCACGGTAGGCGTCGAGATCGAGCACGCCGCGCTCGTCCACCGGAATGACCTTCACCACGATGCCAAGCTGGCTGGCCAGTAGCTGCCATGGCACGATATTGGAGTGATGCTCCAGCAGCGAGACCAGCACCTCGTCGCCCGCCTTCAAGTTGGTCCGGCCCCAGCTGTTCGCCACCAGGTTGATCGCCTCGGTGGTGCCGCGGGTGAAGACGATCTCGCGGCGATCCGACGCATTCAGAAAGTCACGTACCGTCTCGCGCGTCGCCTCATAAGCCGCGGTCGCCTCGTCGGCCAGGGTATGCA
Proteins encoded in this window:
- a CDS encoding gamma-glutamylcyclotransferase family protein, with amino-acid sequence MPYYFAYGSNMNVARVEARIGATRRSLSGVLLDHALRFDKASRVAGIAHANVVPVAGEKVEGALFELLEPGQIERMDPFEGYPSEYERHRLPIVTREGPIEAWVYIAAPGTTAKALKPAREYLDHLLAGEPFLSVEYHRRLAEVEAVHDLEDRLLLLLGLSRHSPR
- a CDS encoding YqcC family protein, with translation MTVHEELDVALRRLEATMKATNMWRMSAPTPDAYESEQPFCIDTMNLPQWLRFVFIVRLDALVEAEAPMPAKCDVAPVVDTYLAQQGMRATDRLLMCKAIEEIDRLVTEN
- a CDS encoding amino acid ABC transporter ATP-binding protein; this encodes MIKIANLVKRFGSATVLDGIDLDIEKGEIIVVIGPSGTGKSTLLRCLNFLERPDAGRLVIGDLDIDATRASRAEILAARRRTAFVFQNYALFANKTALENIAEGLIVVNRWPKAKAHERAREILQRIGLADKADAYPASLSGGQQQRVGIGRAMAAQAEVILFDEPTSSLDPEWVEEVLGLMKQLARERQTMLVVTHEMGFARDVADRVVFMEGGRIVEQGPPSQLFNAPRDPRTRDFLRKILAGQPA
- a CDS encoding amino acid ABC transporter permease encodes the protein MRVLDFDYMLGLIPILLRYLPLTLQMAAAGMALALILSCGLAVIRVLKIPGLNAATMLFISFFRGTPLLVQLFLFYYGLPQLLAFLTQINGITATIMGLTLHFSAYMAESIRAAIVGVDRSQTEAALSIGMTNGQLMRRIVLPQATRVAVPTLMNYFIDMIKATSLAFTLGVTELMGATQKEAAGSFLYFEAFITVAVMYWIIVEVLAWFQRWLEMRLNRAYRR
- a CDS encoding amino acid ABC transporter substrate-binding protein, with the protein product MLPRLLVAAILSGALSFVGNVQAQDGVLRVGMSGGYFPFTFVEQDTLKGFEVDLMRAVGEELGMEVQFETANFSGLFGMLESGRIDTIANQITITEEREAKYLFTEPYVYDGAQVVVRAGNEEIEGVEDLRGKRVAVNLGSNYEQLLRELPYADEIDIRTYDSNIEQDTALGRVDAFVMDRVSASQVIQEKPLPLQLAGEPFSSIRNALPFRDTEADRALRDRVDEALATLREDGTLAAIAERWFGTDITRP
- a CDS encoding DUF3549 family protein; this translates as MQPIHTLHDFFARTGAEVHLYHMGRRVEPCPLDVLARFEDSASAWPFPWQGQARLGIVFRFGDLVDPLIWFLALPLDEQGQLVPAPRDAFLQRLLTLLGRNVDRATREPGNDSEIENLMQDNPLAFTPSLPFQAMLHALATRDTGRPASPHLEPVEAYLSGQQQVDWQFLGLQGLADFAVRMDNEAARLLAATLPALPDEVLNSLCYCLEHIAVPDTLGLALRDRGEQAAAAGCLETLCACVRAVGGADKTIAGAWFDELLSDPAACGPDLLAAMAGRGWEHLEDAERLPRFLEQLAAQPQADFASAARDLALIPRLRLPVLMTLREARQDSAIGQRLAGLGQ
- a CDS encoding ATP-dependent zinc protease, which gives rise to MKELPYIPKAVIGRLEMVTLPTIGMTVCAKIDTGARTSSLHAEDIEIFEEEGHLWVAFTTRSGGLESPPHVYRTHLHDRRRVTSSNGHKEWRYVIRTPMQLGELDVMVELTLADRSDMRYPMLLGRRALRRLLVAPGATFLHGEP
- the rimK gene encoding 30S ribosomal protein S6--L-glutamate ligase translates to MHIALLSRNRNLYSTRRLVEAAEQRGHKVRVIDTLRCYMSIAAHHPSIHYKGEEIERFDAVIPRIGASVTFYGCAVLRQFEMMGTYVLNDSVSITRSRDKLRSLQLLSRKGLGLPITGFAHSPDDIPDLITMVKGAPLVIKLLEGTQGIGVVLAETNQAAESVIQAFMGMKANIMVQEYIKEAQGADIRCFVIGDKVVASMKRQAAEGEFRSNLHRGGTASLIRITPEERSTAIRAAKSMGLRVAGVDLLRSNHGPVIMEVNSSPGLQGIETATGKDIAGLIIEHIEKNAAAPRKVPPKPKG
- a CDS encoding vancomycin high temperature exclusion protein encodes the protein MQALLWKTFKLLLMSLGALLLLALLLFVGANLWVLGQTHSRIEHELPLCGPERVGIVFGTSHWTRSGVRNPHFDARINAASRLIRLGRVEHLLLSGDNRTRQYNEPITMWRDLRDQYVRDEDMTLDYAGFSTFDTLARARDVFGVDQVLLVTQAWHLPRALFIADALGLEAWGCSAPSRPVAGLWRLQAREWVARAATVGDLYLWGREPYFLGPLEPLQITPPSWRQLLDPEGEHL
- the sufT gene encoding putative Fe-S cluster assembly protein SufT produces the protein MSSIEQIASLERGQTLPLQRDVDAISIPFGKTVSLPEDSVVSVMQAKGSSVSVGYEGRLYLIEGSNLDALGLEPLPRPTLPEDAGDDEIEQFVWDQLRTCFDPEIPVNIVDLGLVYGCRIERLISGERLVTIRMTLTAPGCGMGDVIAADARNKILGAPQISRVHTEIVFDPPWSREMMSDEAKLELGMF
- a CDS encoding aminotransferase class V-fold PLP-dependent enzyme, with the protein product MNHLATERPLSAPAYDVAGIRAQFPILERQVHGRPLIYFDNAATSQTPLTVIDSFRDYYSRYNANIHRGLHTLADEATAAYEATRETVRDFLNASDRREIVFTRGTTEAINLVANSWGRTNLKAGDEVLVSLLEHHSNIVPWQLLASQLGIVVKVIPVDERGVLDLDAYRALFTERTKLVAVNHVSNAFGTVNPVREMATIAHERGALILVDGAQALPHQAVDVRAIDADFYAFSGHKVYGPTGVGALYGRAELLEAMPPWQGGGEMIKSVSFDVPTTFADIPHKFEAGTPAIAEVIALGVALDWVRGVGIERIGAWEATLLQRATDAVSRIDGLRILGTAPNKAGVLSFVVDGAHSQDIALLIDQLGVAIRTGNHCAQPLLAHFGVTATCRASFAAYNTLEEVEAFAAALERVIGMVR